The region TCGGAATCGGGCGAAGGGAAACCATAAAGATGAGCTCCACTGATGGTCGCAAACAGCAGCGGGTATGGATGCGACTCGACATGCTGCATCATCTTCACGTGGTCAATCGTGCTGGCATCGGTCATGGCAATGACTCTCCCATCGCTCGCCGGCGTGCGTCGACTAGGAAAGCATTCGCACGCTCGTAGTCAGGACGGTCCGGTAGCTTGGTTGTTTTGAACGCAGACTCAAAATCACTTTGCAGTTCCTTCCGCCACGAGTCTGCTTCGGCGAACGGCATCTCACCTCGTTTGATTGTCAACAATTGATCTCGATACTGGCCAACGTCGACCATCATCTCACCCGAACGTAAGACATGGGTTCCAGACAGCAGCAACCGGATCAAGTGCATCACGTGTTTCCACTTCACTCGTCCCTGATTGCGGATGTCGGTTTGCATCTTTTTGAACTGCGATGCAACGTATCCAGAGAACGTCTGGAAGATGAGCTTCGAGAGGAATGCAGATCGCATCTCGAGCAGTTCTTCACCCAGCGGAGTCGCTGACTCAACGATTGGGGAATAGAGGCACTCGAGCACATTCGGGTTCGCCTTCAGCGCGAGCACGATGAACTTCTGCAGTTCCCAGTAAACCTCCTGTGTCTCATCATTTTCCAATTGCTCAGGAACCCCGAAGAGCGACCAATGCAGTTCAGCTGCCGGTAGGTAGATTCCACGGCGATCGGTATCGGACGCTTCGTCTTCAAGGCCGTAGGCCCGCGATCCGATCACGCAGCGATAGATCACGCGATCGTACAAGCCCGAACTCATCAGCGGCGCGTCGCTATCACGGATGCTGTTTGATTTGAATTCCGCCAGCCGAACAAGTTGGTCGTGATGGATCGGAGCCTCGAAACCGTCACTGAACTTCACGCGATAAGCGTGGGTGCGATCGACTGGCGACCGGACGATCACACCGACAGCGCCCGCCGGGTGCGCAATGCGATCGTTTGCCGCCATGACTTCCTTCTGAGCGACCACTTGCGTGCCGACACTGTAGATAAGCGAATGTTCCGTCACTGAAAGCTTCCCTATGGAGCGTGACACCTTGGAGTTGATTGGACGACACGATAGAGACAGATTTTAGCTAGATGGGTTCTGCTGGAGCGAATCTCGTTCGTCGGCCCGGGCGTGAACCGGGTAGGTAAGTCTCGTTGGCTGTTAACTTCTTCTCCGTTGGCTTTGGCT is a window of Roseiconus lacunae DNA encoding:
- a CDS encoding nucleotidyltransferase domain-containing protein, translating into MAANDRIAHPAGAVGVIVRSPVDRTHAYRVKFSDGFEAPIHHDQLVRLAEFKSNSIRDSDAPLMSSGLYDRVIYRCVIGSRAYGLEDEASDTDRRGIYLPAAELHWSLFGVPEQLENDETQEVYWELQKFIVLALKANPNVLECLYSPIVESATPLGEELLEMRSAFLSKLIFQTFSGYVASQFKKMQTDIRNQGRVKWKHVMHLIRLLLSGTHVLRSGEMMVDVGQYRDQLLTIKRGEMPFAEADSWRKELQSDFESAFKTTKLPDRPDYERANAFLVDARRRAMGESLP